In the Trichoderma atroviride chromosome 4, complete sequence genome, GTTCCCGGCTCAAGCCACAGCTTGGTTCGAGCCCTCAAGGTCCGATAATTTCCTATTACGGCTTACAAATGGCAGGCCACGGAGCCATGGtgccgacgccgacgccgaagACGCCTTATCGAGAGAAACTAGTAAAGGAAAGGCGCGGCTCTGACCCGTATTTATTATGACAATTGCTGCTCTTAAACCGAGTCTCACCTCCCAGCCCGGGTGGAACAAGTTGATTCATTCAAACCATCATCTCACCTAGATCATCACCTTGGCACAAAAGACTTtgaacgaagaagaagaagaaaacaaggaaaaagtaaaaaaaagaaattggaAAAAGCAGTTCCCAGCCATGGCGTCGTCTCCTTTTCGCTTCATTATCCGGCGGCAACTCCAATTGGCGTTCCGGCCCCGGCACCAATTCCGTGCCCAGTCATCCTCATCACCGCAGCCATCACCacaaacatcatcatcacaaatTCAACATCAAATCTCAAAACAGTTaccaaacagcagcagcgtagccgcagcaacaccaacggcagcaacaacaaccaCACAAAGTACAGCCATTTCTCGTCCACTATGGCAGCGCCTGGGGCCCGTAACTCGCGCCGCTCAGGCATATGGCCGGTCTCAGAAAAAGAGGCCGTATGTGACGCAGACGATTACTTCAAtgttcatcttcttctttgccgacCTGGGCGCCCAGAGCATGAATGATGATGAATACGATCCCTCGAGGACAGTCCGGAACATCATCATTGGAGCCGGCACGGCTATTCCCGCTTATTCATGGTGAGTCCAACATTTTCTTCTACTGAATTTTACAC is a window encoding:
- a CDS encoding uncharacterized protein (TransMembrane:4 (i101-121o133-154i175-192o212-232i)): MASSPFRFIIRRQLQLAFRPRHQFRAQSSSSPQPSPQTSSSQIQHQISKQLPNSSSVAAATPTAATTTTQSTAISRPLWQRLGPVTRAAQAYGRSQKKRPYVTQTITSMFIFFFADLGAQSMNDDEYDPSRTVRNIIIGAGTAIPAYSWFMFLAKNFNYTSRALSLGVKLVMNQLIFAPGINIYFFSMQALLAGDGISGAVQRVRDTLLTSWINSCKIWPIVMAFSLSYVPLEYRSLFTGAINVFWQGYLSLLNKWAEAREAEAAAAKPLEATPIALIEAA